In a genomic window of Pseudoalteromonas xiamenensis:
- a CDS encoding MerR family transcriptional regulator, producing MKTKQVTEQTGLTKDTLRFYEKECLIPPPSRDVNGYRIYNEKIIEQLNMITMAKNLGFTLKEIKELAQLLYSDALTQTTMAVKLKEKSLEVDTKINELTKIKHLIDKALRGMCEHKNKLNGN from the coding sequence ATGAAAACCAAGCAAGTTACAGAACAGACCGGATTAACCAAGGACACCCTGCGATTTTACGAAAAAGAGTGCCTGATCCCGCCTCCGTCCCGTGACGTCAATGGGTATCGAATCTACAACGAAAAAATCATTGAACAACTCAACATGATTACCATGGCGAAGAACTTAGGGTTTACATTAAAAGAAATCAAAGAGCTTGCACAGTTACTTTACTCTGACGCGTTAACTCAGACGACTATGGCTGTAAAATTGAAAGAGAAAAGCCTAGAGGTAGACACCAAAATCAATGAGTTGACGAAGATAAAGCACCTCATTGACAAAGCATTACGTGGAATGTGTGAACACAAAAACAAATTAAATGGCAACTAA
- a CDS encoding alpha/beta hydrolase family protein produces MKSTIQITTEDHVTLTATCIESSNAKAVILVNPGTATNTLFYLPFCEFLVENGYHIVLWNYRGFCESKTTELNVCNYRYSDIGRYDMPAVIDEIKGRFPNLPLYCIGHSAGGQQIGFARNRDKLDGLIAIAVSAGYFPYMPLFYRIKANFFFRFFAPVTLAFFNYVPAKTFNFMEDLPRGFAKEWGAWCSEKHLFFSEKFYGQSIPRGAYKNFQAPIFVFSADDDEISTERNISNFWQHVSSEQPITYKRYDSATFPKKSIGHFGYFRKTNKAIWHDILDVIDRLHFNDGVKE; encoded by the coding sequence ATGAAATCAACCATCCAAATTACGACCGAAGATCACGTTACACTGACGGCAACCTGTATCGAAAGCTCAAATGCGAAAGCGGTTATACTTGTTAACCCAGGAACAGCAACGAACACCCTATTTTACCTGCCGTTTTGTGAGTTTCTTGTTGAAAATGGCTATCATATTGTCCTTTGGAATTACCGTGGGTTCTGTGAGTCGAAAACGACAGAATTGAATGTCTGTAACTACCGTTATTCAGATATTGGACGTTACGATATGCCAGCTGTCATCGATGAGATAAAAGGACGTTTTCCTAATTTACCGCTTTATTGCATTGGTCATAGCGCTGGCGGGCAGCAAATTGGCTTTGCAAGAAATAGAGACAAATTAGATGGACTCATTGCAATTGCGGTGTCGGCTGGTTATTTTCCCTATATGCCCCTGTTTTACCGGATCAAAGCAAATTTCTTTTTCCGATTTTTTGCGCCAGTCACTCTTGCTTTTTTTAATTACGTACCGGCAAAAACATTCAATTTTATGGAAGATTTGCCTCGAGGATTTGCAAAGGAATGGGGGGCATGGTGTAGCGAAAAACACTTATTTTTTTCAGAAAAGTTTTATGGGCAGTCTATTCCACGTGGTGCGTATAAAAACTTCCAAGCCCCCATTTTTGTGTTCAGTGCTGATGACGATGAAATAAGTACAGAACGTAACATCAGTAACTTTTGGCAACATGTATCCAGTGAGCAGCCAATCACCTATAAACGCTATGACTCGGCGACCTTTCCCAAAAAATCAATCGGTCACTTTGGGTATTTTAGAAAAACAAATAAGGCTATCTGGCATGATATTTTGGACGTGATAGATCGCTTACATTTTAATGATGGTGTCAAAGAGTAG
- a CDS encoding DUF3147 family protein, whose product MGWLITKYLVTAAVVVAVSEVAKRSDKLGALIVALPMVTILAMIWLYVEKQPMDKIANHAWYTFWYVVPTLPMFLIFPALLNRFGFWLALGMSAIITVVCFWLFAYFVKLFGIDLMP is encoded by the coding sequence ATGGGTTGGTTGATTACCAAGTATTTAGTGACGGCGGCAGTTGTGGTGGCGGTTTCAGAAGTTGCTAAGCGTAGTGATAAACTTGGTGCGTTAATCGTGGCATTGCCGATGGTGACAATTTTAGCCATGATTTGGCTATACGTTGAAAAGCAGCCGATGGATAAAATTGCAAATCACGCCTGGTACACCTTTTGGTACGTGGTGCCGACGTTGCCAATGTTTTTGATATTTCCTGCGCTTTTGAATCGTTTTGGTTTTTGGTTGGCGCTAGGGATGAGTGCGATTATCACGGTCGTCTGCTTTTGGCTGTTCGCGTATTTTGTTAAGTTATTCGGTATTGATTTGATGCCATGA
- the parS gene encoding type II RES/Xre toxin-antitoxin system antitoxin, whose amino-acid sequence MATSSLKSFKPKPTYKLNYWYSLGIEDDDTSKTASIHLGFKPAVYRNIVEKAKLSQNEFHHVTLIPISTIKRRLKNEERFSTQESDVMYRLALLIKLATDMFDDEQRALEWIREGVYGLNGKRPLDMISTTVDFETVKDLIGRIEHGVFS is encoded by the coding sequence ATGGCCACATCAAGTCTAAAAAGTTTTAAGCCCAAACCAACCTATAAACTGAATTATTGGTATTCGCTGGGGATTGAAGACGACGACACGTCTAAAACAGCCTCAATTCACTTGGGGTTTAAGCCTGCGGTCTATCGAAACATTGTTGAAAAAGCAAAATTATCTCAAAACGAATTCCATCATGTTACGTTGATTCCAATCAGCACAATTAAACGTAGGCTTAAAAACGAAGAGCGCTTTAGCACGCAAGAAAGTGACGTGATGTACCGCCTTGCACTGTTGATTAAATTGGCAACGGATATGTTCGATGATGAACAACGTGCGCTTGAGTGGATCCGAGAAGGTGTTTATGGGCTAAATGGCAAACGACCACTTGATATGATATCGACCACGGTCGATTTTGAGACAGTCAAAGATTTAATTGGTCGTATCGAACATGGTGTCTTTTCGTAA
- a CDS encoding DUF4382 domain-containing protein, protein MYKYVTLATFVGLLGGCGGGSSSGSTPTQPTTPPAAESTTLTLGVSDAPVTNIAAVWVAFDKITLRASGGQDTVVDIKSEDSSKSVRLVNLLEYTGDDIHQLFSNQQLEAGNYAWIRADVVNGDSSDYENTSHVIYKDGTYAPLIVNRKGNDGIGEIQLDGFDLVTGTNQFVMEFDLKKSLVDPKSNADIVLKPRGVRLENLALKAKLEGTIATQLMADCEIANASLANIDNGFEHAIYLYPASIEAPADIYYENDEPSATGPIATALVSLNEDGTGHYEIAFLAQGNYQVGYTCLGHIDNIETQDANFTLYRTSNVDVTSNAQVNFTE, encoded by the coding sequence ATGTACAAGTACGTAACGCTAGCAACTTTCGTTGGGTTATTAGGTGGCTGTGGGGGCGGCTCAAGTTCCGGCTCAACACCGACACAACCTACTACACCACCCGCTGCAGAATCGACAACGTTAACTTTAGGCGTTTCAGATGCTCCCGTAACGAACATCGCCGCAGTTTGGGTTGCATTTGATAAAATCACGCTGCGCGCAAGCGGCGGTCAAGATACCGTCGTCGATATCAAAAGTGAAGATAGCAGCAAATCAGTTCGACTGGTCAATTTACTTGAATATACGGGTGATGACATTCATCAATTATTTTCTAATCAGCAACTTGAGGCAGGTAATTACGCATGGATCCGCGCCGACGTTGTCAACGGCGATAGCAGTGACTATGAAAATACATCTCACGTTATCTACAAAGATGGTACGTACGCCCCGCTTATCGTTAACCGTAAAGGAAACGATGGTATTGGCGAAATTCAACTAGACGGATTTGATTTAGTGACAGGAACTAATCAGTTTGTGATGGAGTTCGATTTAAAAAAATCGTTAGTCGACCCTAAAAGTAACGCGGACATTGTTTTAAAACCACGCGGTGTACGTTTAGAGAATTTGGCGCTAAAAGCTAAATTGGAAGGGACAATTGCAACGCAATTAATGGCCGATTGCGAAATCGCTAATGCATCGCTTGCAAACATCGACAACGGCTTCGAACATGCAATCTATTTATATCCTGCAAGCATCGAAGCACCCGCAGATATTTATTATGAAAATGATGAGCCAAGTGCAACCGGGCCAATAGCAACCGCACTGGTGTCGTTAAATGAAGATGGTACGGGTCATTATGAAATCGCGTTCTTGGCACAAGGAAACTACCAAGTTGGTTATACCTGCCTAGGTCATATCGACAATATTGAAACACAAGACGCAAACTTTACGCTGTATCGCACGTCAAATGTGGACGTAACATCAAATGCGCAAGTGAACTTCACGGAATAA
- a CDS encoding RES family NAD+ phosphorylase codes for MKMYRLTQKKFADTPFSPQGAKLFGGRWNSKGTEALYFAESESLCVLEVFVHVNNDPQLIDKYDLYRIEVPEYLIVQLDKEDLPNNWRAIPVGELTQEIGDQFLKLPHPEFVALQVPSTISPRDKNFLINPNHPLMPEILDKAEKLEFSFDRRIFKQ; via the coding sequence ATGAAGATGTATCGGCTGACACAAAAGAAGTTTGCAGACACACCTTTTAGCCCACAAGGCGCAAAACTGTTTGGCGGAAGGTGGAATTCCAAAGGTACAGAAGCATTGTATTTTGCCGAATCGGAATCATTGTGTGTGCTTGAGGTGTTCGTTCATGTAAATAACGATCCACAGCTGATTGATAAGTACGACCTCTATCGCATTGAAGTGCCCGAATACCTAATTGTCCAGCTAGACAAAGAAGACTTACCTAACAATTGGCGTGCCATACCGGTTGGGGAACTCACGCAGGAAATTGGCGATCAGTTTTTAAAACTGCCTCATCCAGAGTTTGTAGCGCTGCAAGTCCCTTCAACCATTTCTCCTCGGGATAAAAACTTTCTTATCAACCCCAACCACCCTTTGATGCCCGAAATTCTAGACAAAGCAGAGAAGCTTGAATTTAGCTTTGATAGACGGATTTTTAAGCAATAA